A DNA window from Paenibacillus sp. HWE-109 contains the following coding sequences:
- a CDS encoding LysR family transcriptional regulator, whose product MDFKTLKTFQSIVKYGSFIRAAEEMNYVQSTVTMQIQKLEAELGMQLIERGKKFHLTAAGRLFYVQSLQIVKQMEQLQMNLADLAIGDAGDVRLGVTEPTASYRLPAVLASFFEQYPKIRISVEFASTPILSESLQKGNIDLALCSAPDWSSELDFEPLFKEEFVVLMQQDHPLAAQMLIQPDDLRGYRLLITSSTCPYRRKLEMVQQEAGSYPLDTMEIGSMTALPHFVANGHGIALVPRIIVQSPPQGTTVRSLSGSLIDMTFGILSGPAEHPLTQAASRLYEYLKQELQRSLPRRGVRRV is encoded by the coding sequence ATGGACTTCAAAACACTAAAAACATTTCAGAGCATCGTCAAATACGGCAGTTTTATCCGCGCGGCAGAGGAAATGAATTATGTGCAATCGACTGTTACGATGCAGATTCAGAAGCTTGAAGCAGAATTGGGGATGCAGCTCATTGAGCGTGGCAAAAAATTTCACTTAACCGCAGCAGGAAGGCTATTCTATGTGCAGAGCTTGCAGATCGTTAAGCAGATGGAACAACTGCAAATGAATTTAGCAGACTTGGCAATCGGCGATGCTGGCGATGTGCGGCTGGGCGTCACGGAACCGACCGCGAGCTATCGGCTGCCCGCTGTTTTGGCGAGTTTTTTCGAGCAATATCCTAAGATTCGGATTTCCGTAGAATTTGCCAGCACACCTATCTTGAGCGAAAGTCTGCAGAAGGGGAATATTGATCTGGCGCTGTGTTCTGCACCGGATTGGAGCTCCGAACTTGATTTTGAACCTTTGTTCAAAGAGGAGTTCGTCGTTTTAATGCAGCAGGATCACCCGCTTGCTGCGCAAATGCTCATCCAGCCCGATGATCTCCGAGGTTATCGACTGCTCATCACGTCTTCAACCTGCCCCTATCGCAGAAAGTTGGAAATGGTGCAGCAGGAAGCAGGGAGTTATCCGCTGGACACGATGGAGATTGGCAGCATGACAGCTCTGCCACATTTCGTGGCAAATGGCCACGGCATTGCACTCGTTCCACGAATTATCGTGCAGTCTCCCCCGCAGGGGACGACAGTGCGGAGTTTGAGCGGTAGCCTGATTGATATGACATTCGGCATCCTCTCGGGGCCTGCGGAGCACCCCCTTACACAGGCTGCTTCTAGGCTGTATGAGTATCTGAAGCAGGAGCTTCAGAGAAGTCTTCCACGTAGGGGCGTTCGACGAGTGTGA